The Polypterus senegalus isolate Bchr_013 chromosome 1, ASM1683550v1, whole genome shotgun sequence genomic sequence cagaggtacaggagaagcagtgcctgttgatgccacaggagtagacatgctagttgctgtctctgatcattgctactgctattggtacagccaggagcagcgtcacactttttaaaagcttgggaaaaaggatgcatctcacagcattaactttccctttgtgaactgctggaagctggggaggaaagtaattaagctttactaaaatcgctgtgatttcatcagtatatgaaacgagaaaactgttgagtgcagagttgaaagctggggcggggctttgtgtcggggtctgacagacagacacaggtcctccagtctgcactatgcagcagacaggctcttctctaccagactgaaactgtgagaagaacaatggactagtcccccattgactgtacaaatatagatgtattttttagttgttgttaattatctcacaagtcgctatgattttgacgacagagatttgctgcttcctcaaagcctgccgctgttgcgcagccctgcctactgagaaacctgacaccgggtcatttgcatactaaacagtgattggatgtttagctggggggagggtgagtggagGATCTCTGcgagtgctgtgtgagctgcggacaaacagagcacggagggaaagagcgaacaagaagtgaaacctatcatctcatttgtgccttttccagtggatttttcagctactgtagtacatcttgtccatattcagtttgtgggtaatctattatttttctctctcagcttctaaaagtttaatttaagggggcaggacgtttgattaagggggcattgccccccttgccccagcgtagagccggccccggGTCTCACCATGTCTAATTCTTGCCCTGGATGAATGAGTAAGAGTTCCATGTTAAAGACAGAAAAACTGGCAAAATCCATTTGGCACTGCACATCATATTTGCAAGAGATAATCACAAGAATAACTAACAATGAACAACAAATTTTAAAGGCATTGACAAAACTAAGACAAACAGTAACACCCTGAGTCTATTATTCACACCCAAGTAATTGTGTACTCTGCAAGAAATGATTACTTACAGTTTCAACTCTGTTTGCACATCTGTGAGGTTGACAGAACATTTATAATTtccactgcaataaataatataattataattgatACTGTAGAAAAAGTGAAAAGTTTCAACTCCATGAAAAAGGAAAGATACTGCTCAATGTTTACAACCAAAAAATAAACCTTTGTGTTTCTTGCTTTggtcttttatgatttttttaaattttgaaatggcAAAAAAAGGAATTCCAGTCAatacaccattataatccataAGTCCTTTGTATGTTATCATTGAGTGATGCTAGCAGTCAGGTGTGacagctgtcacacacgtgcgcatgggaggcagctaaagggcttgagtgaaggcagttctgaggcatgccgggatgtggcagagtgcactgactctttttcttccttttctgtagaccattcccgggagattccacctggctcttttgacgtcacttccgggaccgagccaatggaagttgaCCTTACCGGCTCCagtccctgtgatgtcacgtcctaTCCTTATGACcttacttcctgtcttcccctttaaaagcctgccctttttcctttttctctcagtcttgttctggactcagttgtatgcacttcagtgcacATTATTTgattaaaacgacttttgcagccgggataccatattatacgggtgactgccccaaacctttctctgtttatgtctcgttattgtgacactGCTTAATCAAAAAAAGACAAGAGTATTTAAGAAAACatgattaatttaatataatagtaGTACAGGTTACAAAAAACATGTTGAATAATACAAAATGATATTGAAATCTGTATCATCAATCTATAAAAGCACCCTACCGCTCTAATCTGTTATGGATACAGTTCTCTTTATATCATTACTGAATGCTTATACAATCTGAAAAATTTTAatggagatttttttcaagttttatttgaaaaaattaagCGAAATGACTAACTAATTACAATTTTAGAATCACTTTTGCAACCAAAGCACTCACATGCTTCAAATACAGTATCTTGTTAAAGATAGAAAGATCAAGATAAAATCATCAAATAATTAGTGGTCGAATTACCAactataaaatagaaaatatatttacatttataatgcaAGTGCTTTaacatataaacatttcccgATTTCTCATATAAAGCTACCTAAAGCTCATGCTGCACTATGATatttcaaaaacaataataacacgCTTCAAAATGAGTtaaaattttttgtattattattaaaggatAAATTCCTTATTTACTTAACTTTAGAGTTGCTGTCTGGATCTTTATCCCAACTAGCCACTATCTCCTCAGGAATAGATATGGGAGTGAGGTACAAAAAATTAGTGGATtgcctttaacaaaatatctaatTTGCATATAGGAAAAACAATGCATGCAGATGAAAGATAACATTTTGTGTTGAATTGTTGAACAGgtgtaaatacattttcaatgtaCAGGTTTGTATAGTGTCTCAGTGTTTCCATaagttaaatactgagaatgttAGGAAGCATTGAAAAAGGCTCTTATTGGATGAGAGTGTCTCTGTCCCAAAATGTCTCCtacattatttttgcatttttagtaATTATTGGGTATTATTTGTATTGACTGCAGCACTGAACACCATGCAAagaagatccatccattttccaacctgctgaatccaaaaacagggtcacgggggtctgctggaatcaatcgcagtcaacacagggcacaaggcaggaaacacacatacacgacaatttaggatcaccaatgcacctaacctgcatgtctttggactgtgggaggaatcccgcagagacacgaggagaacatgcaaactccacacagggaggacccgggaagcgaacccaggtctccaaactgcgaggcagcagcgctaccgctgcgccacccATGCAAAGCAAAGGTGGAACAGTTCCAATGCAAATAAAGCCAGtgtatatttttgaatttctgcCAATTTCTAAAAtggtattgtatattttattctgCTTTATAGTAGCAgcccagtagtaaaactgaaaattatataaTGCAGGGCCACTTTGTGCTTTGgatctgtgtgtgcgtgtctcaTTTTTGATGTGTGGCTCTTCTGAATTCcagataaataattttataatgagGCTGACCTCATAAAGATTCATTGATGTAAAGTATATAGGGACGTTATGGAAAGATAAAATCTACTGTAGCAGTGCTACAAAGATGCTTTATGTACAGTTAAAATCATCAAACTGATGGCTGAATATTTCTTGATGAGCACTGAAGCGACCAAATTAAATTCATTGCATAGTTATGcatataatttttttctcagaatgcaCTATAAAATATGATATTGATATTATCTAACCTCATTGGTATTAGTTGAAATTATGAACAAGCAAAGGTGTCAAGGTACATGACTGATGTTAATGTCTGAAATATCTAgtggtattttatttctttatctcaaaaacaaaattagacagggatagtaaaatgaaaaacattatttatatacaagttAATATAGGGCCCTATCTTTATGGCACTAAATAAGAGGAAAACCTTACAACAAACAAATATTTCTGAATAACAAGGACAACTTGATATACCGAGTATAGGGAATCATTACTTTAGCAgataaaatgatcattttaagCAATGCCTATAGAAACCTAACCAAATCTTCTTATCAACTGAAACAGCCAATTTAATCTAAAATATCAGATGACactaaatactaaataatgattttaatttaattttgttcaacTTATTCTTAGAGAGCATTCTTATTCTTGAATAGGCTTAGATCACATAGAGAGATTTCTAAATATAATGTCTTATAGAATTTACATTggcataaaaatgtatatactgtatgtgcaaataAACATTAAGAATTATATTCAAAACCACTCTATGTTgatatttgttaaatattattcAAAGTAATCTCATATCCATGAATATTATAAGCCTCAAACCTGCTTTGGTATGAAAACTGCAGATTATTACTAGAGATGTTaccaaaaaacattaaatatcatAAATTATAAACCGtgttagatttactttacataaaaaaaatgtttgtctaataaaaaaaactgcttcGATAGACTTAATttcacaatgaaaacaaatgccCACTGAATATTAAAGAGCTTATCTGAAAATGAGGCAACAAGATTTCGCCTCACAGATTCAGCATCCTCTGTTTGGAAACTACGTGTGTCTAATCACTGTGTGTgtggagcctgcatgttctcttcatgtctaCATGTCCTTTCTtcaggatatttttttttccttgccatTTCCAaaagatattcattttagttaaTTAGCAGTTCTACACTGATGAGTGGATTgcaagtgtggatgtgtgcaCTAGTGGGCCCTTACCGTAGGCTGACAACCTTTAAGAGcttaaattaattgtaatatCTGAAACTGAGGAACAGATTCATAAGTTAATCAACTCTGTGTTATACTCTTTTTTTGATGATCAGAGGACCTCTGTCATGTAATCCTGGACTGAAAACAGGATATAATGTTTGAGACTGTTTAATCTCAAATCTTTGAATGCGTTGTTTGACCTCTGTATTGTAAAAGGACACGTAATTCCCATTCCGGTACACTCCCACTTTCCtgggtttttctttttgaagtttaATGACTTTATTGGAGACAGCTTCAAGGCTCTTTCCCTTACACAGCCGAATGATCCAAAATCCACCTTCTGGAGTATCAGGAATGCATTTGCTTTCTCTTTTGCTCTCAGATGCCACTCCAATCGCCCAGCTGCTTTTCTCACCAACTTCCACTTCCCAGTAGTGACTCCTTCCAGGTGACAAGGCAGTGCCTGTAATGCAGGGCCAGTTGTCTTGTCCTTGTGTATTTTGTGACAACCTAACATGTAATGAATCTGCAGACTGCAAAATGTCAAGGTGTTCTGCTTCGGGCAGGCTTATGTCAGCTGTAAAGAGAATGGAGCAAAATCCAGGAAATAAATGTACAAACGAAAGACAGAAAAATACACTGTAAAGTAAAGCAATTATAGAAATCAGTTAGAAACACTTATTTTATACACAAATCATAATTAaaagataatactgtatattgttcaaAATTGCTCAGTTTACCTTTATTTTCCAGATATGAATCCCACACTGGTTAAAAGAGAGTGAAATATTAGTTCAGCAGGAATGTCATTAGCAGTCACTACAAACTGTTAAAAGCAGAATGTCAAACCATACCTGAGTTAAGAATGATTCCCTTTTCCTCTAAGAAGgattagaagagaaaaaaaagtcaagatCAAGTTTAACTTAACAATTTATCTATTGGACACTGCATTCCTATTGGAAGTTCATGAATGGTAAAGAATAATAACTGTAAAAGTTTACAAGATAACTTTGAAATGACAAGCTTGCAAGGAATAAgccaaaataaaatcagtaataCATTAAGCATTGCTCACTTTAATTCTAAAAGAGTTAGAAGtaaatcaaacaaataacagctatatgtaaatgtaattttagcGCAATTAAAGGAAGTTGACTGAATCCTAAAGATGGGGATAAGTATAACTTAAATACTGTAGAGACATATTATTTAGAAAAAGTCTAAGACACTGCATTCCTATTGAACGTTCATGTAAGGTAATGAATAAAAACCATAAAAGAAATGAGAAACTTGCAAGGAATAAgccaaaataaaatcagtaaaacatTTAGCATTGTTTGCTTTAAAAGcattataaataaacacaagcaaATTGCAGCGATATGCACATGTACCAAAATGTAATGTTagaacaataaaaggaagttgactTGATCCTAGAGATGGTGATGAGTATAACTTAAATACTGTAGAGACATATTATTTGCAAAAGGTGTGACGGCTTTCCTATGTATGCAAGAgaaattttacaatatattaatgttattttaaatgggtGTCTACTTTCATTGGGGATAAAGTAAGTGGTTCTAAAATATGGCAGACTTTCCTATTTCCATTTAGAAAATATTTGGTTTGTAACATCAACACTAGTGGATGAAACAACAAAGTAGGTGCAAAAACTGGTAACTTGTTCTTGTATTATTCCTGGCCTGTAGAATTTCTTCAGATAACTAAAGAGGAAAAGGTGTTGGTAAGCCCTTTTGAGTATGGTGATATTtactccaagaaatttaaatttttgtctttttaatccTAGTAGCAATTTTCCCTCTGCCTCTCACACCCTTGGGAcatcattttctttatatagacaatataTTTGTGTCTTATGAACTCTTATCCTTCAAATTTAGCTTACCAGttacacacatttttaataaagtatgcaaattataaattttgttaaaagaatcCTACCCAATTTTGCACATCTTGCACCCATATTAACCCCTTATACCTTTCTGGTTAGTCTTAATGAAGACTCAGGGAGCAttttaacaatatataaaaatattttgaggaACCTACCCATCAAAGATCCTAGGGAACAGTGTGAAAGGGAGTTTACAATCAGcatctcagaaaagaagtggaactCAGCCATACAGAGAATGCACTCTAGTTCTATATGTGCTAAAAATTCTATAATTTAACTGAAAATCTTccatcaatcacatttatcttattttaaattgtgtgaAATGTACCCAGGGCAAGGGTCAACCTGAGAGTGCTTCTTCTAGCTCCTGCATCATAAGACCATCTCTTTTGGAAATGCATCAAATtgacataattttggacaaaaatctttacacACTTCTCAAATAGCCTTAGTATCACAATCATTCCTAATCCATTAATGGCAATAGTTGGTGTATTCCTAGACAAAATGAGGAGCATTGTGAGAAATTGATTGTAATAGCtaataccacactactagcatacagacttatcttgctcaactgaaagactCCCAACCCACCTTCTATAATTTAGTGGGTAAGCAATGTTCTATGTGATCTCAAATTTATCAAATAGAAAAAGTCAAATCCTGTCTTAGAGGATATGCCCAAAATTTTTAGAACATATtaagaattcattaatattaatttagCATACATGGCCTGTGATTGACTTTCTTATGCTttgaattgttctttttttctttgtatttctatttctcctttattttccccatattcatttcaaactaaatatttgtatctgttatattactattatttatttgattgagtTG encodes the following:
- the LOC120525025 gene encoding erythroid membrane-associated protein-like isoform X1; its protein translation is MSISTSMDVLKIFPFNLMEDLVILPLMFITCCWEQRKGIFIVLLTSQIRVCNGDQNNLDPGRDPKVSDGSLNTAERLFVCAFVMALICLLIFIYLLCRECQSKQGEKTRVDSPGSQPLIQNSELKEVLSKPDHNCTKSLKLQEDYKCTKCLNLQEELFKIVNEVEEKGIILNSVWDSYLENKADISLPEAEHLDILQSADSLHVRLSQNTQGQDNWPCITGTALSPGRSHYWEVEVGEKSSWAIGVASESKRESKCIPDTPEGGFWIIRLCKGKSLEAVSNKVIKLQKEKPRKVGVYRNGNYVSFYNTEVKQRIQRFEIKQSQTLYPVFSPGLHDRGPLIIKKRV
- the LOC120525025 gene encoding erythroid membrane-associated protein-like isoform X2, with protein sequence MSISTSMDVLKIFPFNLMEDLVILPLMFITCCWEQRKGIFIVLLTSQIRVCNGDQNNLDPDGSLNTAERLFVCAFVMALICLLIFIYLLCRECQSKQGEKTRVDSPGSQPLIQNSELKEVLSKPDHNCTKSLKLQEDYKCTKCLNLQEELFKIVNEVEEKGIILNSVWDSYLENKADISLPEAEHLDILQSADSLHVRLSQNTQGQDNWPCITGTALSPGRSHYWEVEVGEKSSWAIGVASESKRESKCIPDTPEGGFWIIRLCKGKSLEAVSNKVIKLQKEKPRKVGVYRNGNYVSFYNTEVKQRIQRFEIKQSQTLYPVFSPGLHDRGPLIIKKRV